From Woronichinia naegeliana WA131, the proteins below share one genomic window:
- a CDS encoding IS4 family transposase, translating to MTTAAVEEYKIMLSVGDTTFLDYRNIKEKREGYGPTGKGGNGLILHSALAIEPEKGQVLGLLWQKLWNREVKEKPPTDETAKQKKERQKEQRKAARQRPFEEKESYKWVEALNTCEKQVESSTRVIHVFDREGDVSEVFDSVRQLKHTGVLVRASHNRSLDKNSERLWQHLESEPIRFHQEIEIPSTGKRKARKVKLAVRFCSVNLRTPYRFDNRDPLNVYAVYATEIDCPEGETPLSWMLLTTEVVETIEMAVTILRWYTYRWRVEEFHKVLKSGCQSERYRLASDGMKTLLGFLSVIAVELLHVTYLHRTQPDALAIEILNPLQLQVLKAAASQKLPPILTVAWAVESVAFLGGYLEHRRKTPLGIQVLWRGWLKLHDLCQGWQLAIRT from the coding sequence ATGACAACTGCCGCCGTAGAAGAATATAAGATAATGCTATCAGTCGGAGATACGACCTTCTTAGATTATCGCAATATCAAGGAAAAAAGGGAAGGGTATGGGCCGACTGGAAAAGGAGGGAATGGATTAATACTGCATAGTGCTTTAGCAATTGAGCCAGAAAAAGGACAAGTATTAGGTTTATTATGGCAAAAACTGTGGAATAGGGAGGTAAAAGAAAAGCCCCCAACAGATGAAACGGCGAAGCAGAAAAAAGAAAGACAGAAAGAACAAAGAAAAGCAGCTCGTCAAAGACCATTTGAGGAAAAAGAATCCTACAAATGGGTAGAGGCTCTAAACACCTGTGAGAAACAGGTAGAAAGTTCAACGAGGGTAATTCATGTATTTGACAGAGAAGGAGATGTTTCAGAAGTCTTTGACTCAGTGCGTCAACTCAAGCATACAGGAGTGCTGGTCAGAGCGTCTCATAATCGTAGTTTAGACAAAAATAGTGAACGACTTTGGCAACATTTGGAATCAGAACCGATTCGTTTTCATCAAGAAATCGAGATTCCGAGTACAGGAAAAAGAAAAGCACGGAAGGTTAAGCTTGCCGTCCGATTTTGCTCAGTTAATCTACGAACTCCCTATCGTTTTGATAATCGTGACCCGTTGAATGTCTATGCTGTTTATGCGACAGAAATCGATTGTCCCGAAGGCGAAACTCCTTTATCTTGGATGCTTCTGACTACAGAAGTTGTTGAGACTATTGAGATGGCTGTCACTATTCTTCGTTGGTACACCTACCGATGGCGGGTTGAAGAATTTCATAAAGTCCTTAAGTCTGGTTGTCAGAGTGAGCGTTATCGACTTGCCTCTGATGGAATGAAAACTCTTTTGGGTTTTTTAAGTGTCATTGCTGTTGAACTTTTACACGTTACTTATCTTCATCGTACCCAGCCCGATGCTCTCGCGATTGAAATTCTTAATCCTCTTCAACTTCAGGTGTTAAAAGCAGCCGCCTCTCAAAAACTTCCCCCTATTTTGACTGTTGCTTGGGCTGTCGAGTCTGTTGCTTTTCTTGGTGGTTATCTTGAACATCGTCGTAAAACTCCTCTCGGTATCCAAGTCCTTTGGCGCGGTTGGTTGAAGTTGCATGACCTTTGCCAAGGCTGGCAGCTTGCAATCCGCACTTAA
- a CDS encoding transposase, with protein MLDFGLNGKSQVADALNQVSTRVGCAIVAVNSAYTSQLDSRFGTLTGTRSGERFIGHDGVVLHSDINAADNILARLGDVEIPRFLDHKRVKEILLERTRKFLNSLAPLQSQLFEAKTDKGKSQTLELRKRKQQFQIQNLMALKTLHQEDFTILDNLVNR; from the coding sequence TTGCTGGATTTTGGACTTAACGGGAAAAGTCAGGTCGCTGATGCTCTTAATCAGGTTTCAACTCGCGTAGGTTGCGCGATTGTTGCTGTTAACAGTGCCTATACGTCACAACTCGATTCTCGGTTCGGGACTCTCACAGGGACTCGTTCGGGGGAGCGGTTTATCGGACATGATGGGGTCGTATTACACTCTGACATCAACGCTGCTGACAACATTCTAGCAAGACTGGGGGATGTTGAAATCCCTCGTTTCCTTGACCATAAGCGGGTTAAAGAAATATTGTTAGAACGGACTCGGAAGTTTCTGAATAGCTTGGCTCCCTTGCAGAGTCAATTATTCGAGGCGAAAACGGACAAAGGCAAGTCCCAGACCCTAGAACTAAGGAAGCGTAAGCAGCAATTCCAAATTCAAAACTTGATGGCTCTGAAAACCTTACACCAAGAGGACTTTACAATTCTTGACAATTTGGTGAATCGCTGA
- a CDS encoding transposase, with amino-acid sequence MLEWWTKNFASCELGDERLNNRAFSIGKKLSEGFGKALSEVFKGGNELKRAYEFLGIRKQTLSR; translated from the coding sequence ATGTTGGAATGGTGGACAAAAAACTTTGCCAGTTGTGAATTGGGAGACGAGAGGCTAAACAATCGTGCCTTCTCGATTGGGAAAAAGTTAAGTGAGGGGTTTGGAAAAGCCTTATCAGAAGTGTTTAAGGGAGGAAACGAGTTAAAGAGGGCCTATGAATTTTTGGGAATCCGAAAACAGACTTTGTCAAGATAA